Proteins encoded by one window of Pseudonocardia sp. HH130629-09:
- a CDS encoding YbdD/YjiX family protein, translated as MTARTLTRLRALHDWWRGVIGADLYDRYLDHHRRSGHHHPPMSEREYWRARTAYQESNPQGRCC; from the coding sequence GTGACGGCCAGGACGCTCACCCGGCTGCGGGCGCTGCACGACTGGTGGCGTGGGGTGATCGGGGCGGACCTGTACGACCGCTACCTCGACCACCACCGTCGCAGCGGGCACCACCACCCGCCGATGAGCGAGCGGGAGTACTGGCGGGCCCGCACTGCGTACCAGGAGAGCAACCCGCAGGGGCGTTGCTGCTGA
- a CDS encoding class I SAM-dependent methyltransferase, with protein sequence MSGEAWQESDQIRPATVHRAYGRGAAGYDAFVATLPGYRTHLRVSASRMGLGDGHGLRLLDVGCGTGVSTEALLTSVGGAEVVAVDASAEMLAVARRKNWSPRVTFVHSRLETLAEAGVEGPFDGILASFLVSNLPDAEHGLRRLLSLLAPGAPMAVHDYAVSGRSRMRWTAANWTWMLPMASLRWGAADLARYRARRVATAGGPEQMVHRMERAGFGDVRVQTVGGVQQHLVHTFLGRRLDEPDVVGERQERRARGSAIAAAGWRPRRDEPVPAHRDTTGPVDEGGPEDPGYAETLPDQVLDGGDADRDDTGDGPDDQDRGGSGAHDDPTSDEDPDTRPRGHGVARALRYGLPGSRPDSSGPGAGPGPAAAGPDSAGPDSAGPDSAGPGSADPGAAGSDPAAAGPGPGEPDPGATGPRRPTPGPRPHRPVGLRRPGPPRPRPGEAPPPAEDDEPPTPPTGTRQV encoded by the coding sequence GTGAGCGGCGAGGCGTGGCAGGAGAGCGACCAGATCCGCCCGGCCACGGTGCACCGTGCCTACGGGCGGGGCGCCGCGGGCTACGACGCCTTCGTCGCGACCCTGCCCGGCTACCGTACCCACCTGCGGGTGTCGGCGTCGCGGATGGGGCTGGGCGACGGCCACGGTTTGCGGCTGCTCGACGTCGGCTGCGGTACCGGGGTGTCCACCGAGGCGCTGTTGACCAGCGTCGGGGGTGCCGAGGTGGTCGCGGTCGACGCGTCCGCGGAGATGCTCGCCGTCGCCCGGCGGAAGAACTGGTCGCCCCGGGTGACGTTCGTGCACTCCCGGCTGGAGACCCTCGCCGAGGCCGGTGTCGAGGGCCCGTTCGACGGGATCCTCGCGTCCTTCCTGGTGTCCAACCTGCCCGACGCCGAACACGGCCTACGCCGACTGCTGAGCCTGCTCGCCCCCGGCGCCCCGATGGCGGTGCACGACTACGCCGTCAGCGGCCGGAGCCGGATGCGGTGGACCGCGGCGAACTGGACCTGGATGCTCCCGATGGCCTCGCTGCGCTGGGGGGCCGCGGATCTCGCGCGCTACCGGGCCCGGCGGGTCGCGACGGCCGGTGGGCCCGAGCAGATGGTGCACCGGATGGAGCGCGCCGGGTTCGGCGACGTGCGCGTCCAGACCGTCGGCGGGGTCCAGCAGCACCTCGTGCACACGTTCCTGGGGCGGCGCCTCGACGAGCCCGACGTGGTGGGGGAGCGGCAGGAACGCCGCGCCCGCGGTTCGGCCATCGCCGCGGCCGGGTGGCGGCCGCGGCGGGACGAGCCCGTCCCCGCCCACCGGGACACGACCGGGCCCGTCGACGAGGGTGGCCCCGAGGACCCCGGCTACGCCGAGACGCTCCCGGACCAGGTGCTCGACGGCGGCGACGCCGACCGGGACGACACCGGCGACGGGCCGGACGACCAGGACCGGGGTGGGTCGGGCGCCCACGACGACCCCACCTCCGACGAGGACCCGGACACCCGTCCGCGTGGGCACGGCGTCGCCCGGGCGCTGCGGTACGGGCTGCCGGGCTCCCGGCCCGACTCCTCCGGCCCCGGCGCGGGACCCGGCCCCGCTGCCGCAGGACCCGACTCCGCAGGACCCGACTCCGCAGGACCCGACTCCGCAGGGCCCGGCTCCGCGGACCCCGGCGCGGCCGGATCCGACCCCGCTGCCGCGGGACCCGGCCCTGGAGAGCCCGACCCCGGTGCCACGGGCCCCCGGCGTCCGACACCCGGCCCTCGTCCGCACCGCCCGGTCGGACTCCGCCGCCCCGGCCCCCCGCGGCCGCGCCCCGGCGAGGCGCCCCCGCCCGCCGAGGACGACGAGCCGCCGACCCCGCCGACGGGTACCCGCCAGGTCTGA
- a CDS encoding PhzF family phenazine biosynthesis protein has translation MNDPQHDPGRDPEPLRYDIVDVFTDRPYAGNPLAVVHGAEALSTARMQAIAREFNLSETTFPLAPTGDAEGGADYRVRIFTPLAELPFAGHPSVGTAWVLARDGVIGEGDRVQECGAGLLPVRVDGTGARVWGGTPSVGAELDAVRLAAVLGLGPDDVDGAAVPGVAGAGTDFAILLVVAGAVARAVPDPAALAAAVAGSGATGVLVAAVDATAERVHARMFGIGIGVPEDPATGSAAVALGIFLADRGLVTDDGEHSFVVTQGVEMDRPSTLYAGVRTEGGRAVGSWVGGTVVAVARGSLTPPPEQG, from the coding sequence GTGAACGACCCGCAGCACGATCCCGGCCGGGACCCCGAACCCCTCCGCTACGACATCGTCGACGTGTTCACCGACCGTCCGTACGCCGGCAACCCGCTGGCCGTCGTCCACGGCGCCGAGGCGCTGTCCACGGCCCGGATGCAGGCCATCGCGCGGGAGTTCAACCTGTCGGAGACGACGTTCCCGCTGGCCCCGACCGGCGACGCCGAGGGCGGCGCGGACTACCGGGTGCGGATCTTCACCCCGCTCGCCGAGCTCCCCTTCGCCGGGCACCCCAGTGTCGGCACCGCCTGGGTGCTGGCCCGCGACGGCGTCATCGGCGAGGGCGACCGTGTGCAGGAGTGCGGCGCCGGGCTGCTGCCGGTGCGGGTCGACGGGACCGGCGCCCGGGTGTGGGGCGGCACGCCGTCGGTCGGCGCCGAGCTGGACGCCGTCCGCCTCGCCGCCGTGCTCGGCCTCGGCCCCGACGACGTCGACGGCGCCGCCGTGCCGGGTGTGGCCGGTGCCGGGACCGACTTCGCGATCCTGCTCGTCGTCGCCGGTGCGGTCGCCCGCGCGGTGCCCGACCCCGCGGCGCTGGCCGCCGCGGTCGCCGGCAGCGGCGCGACCGGGGTGCTCGTCGCCGCCGTCGACGCCACCGCCGAGCGGGTCCACGCCCGCATGTTCGGCATCGGGATCGGGGTGCCCGAGGACCCGGCGACGGGCTCGGCCGCCGTCGCGCTCGGGATCTTCCTCGCCGACCGCGGTCTGGTCACCGACGACGGCGAGCACTCCTTCGTCGTGACCCAGGGGGTGGAGATGGACCGCCCGTCCACCCTCTACGCCGGCGTCCGCACCGAGGGCGGGCGGGCCGTCGGCAGCTGGGTCGGCGGGACCGTCGTCGCGGTGGCCAGGGGCTCCCTGACCCCACCTCCCGAACAGGGGTGA
- the corA gene encoding magnesium/cobalt transporter CorA, translating into MPSLSQLRPTIRPSRRAERAAARAAASPPVRLRVPLSAYVVDCGVYLDGHRLPGRWTHDEAIAEVRERGEGFVWIGLHEPDEEQISGIAETYGLHELAVEDAVHAHNRPKLERYDDTLFMVLKTVRYVGHADPTTSNEIVETGEVMAFLGRDFVVTVRHGRHTGLREVRRRLEDDPEQLSLGPAAVLHAIADHVVDSYIEVCRQIEDDIDAVEAEVFSPRSTMNPEQIYVMKREILDLRRAVMPLVGPMRKLAEGYSALVPHDVRSYFRDVDDHLGGVAEQVAGFNELLTTLVDAVLAKISMRQNNDMRKITAYAGLISVPTMIAGVYGMNFDSMPELHWDFGYPMVLLVIATLCGLLYRNFRRNGWL; encoded by the coding sequence CCCTGTCCGCCTACGTCGTCGACTGCGGCGTCTACCTCGACGGCCACCGGCTCCCCGGCCGCTGGACCCACGACGAGGCCATCGCCGAGGTGCGCGAGCGCGGCGAGGGCTTCGTCTGGATCGGGCTGCACGAGCCCGACGAGGAGCAGATCTCCGGCATCGCCGAGACCTACGGGCTGCACGAGCTCGCCGTCGAGGACGCGGTGCACGCGCACAACCGCCCCAAGCTCGAGCGCTACGACGACACACTGTTCATGGTGCTCAAGACCGTCCGCTACGTCGGGCACGCCGACCCGACGACGTCGAACGAGATCGTCGAGACCGGCGAGGTCATGGCGTTCCTCGGGCGCGACTTCGTCGTGACCGTCCGGCACGGCCGCCACACCGGCCTGCGCGAGGTGCGCCGACGCCTGGAGGACGACCCCGAGCAGCTGTCCCTCGGCCCGGCCGCGGTGCTGCACGCGATCGCCGACCACGTCGTGGACTCCTACATCGAGGTCTGCCGGCAGATCGAGGACGACATCGACGCCGTCGAGGCCGAGGTGTTCTCCCCGCGCTCGACGATGAACCCCGAGCAGATCTACGTCATGAAGCGCGAGATCCTCGACCTGCGCCGCGCCGTGATGCCGCTGGTCGGGCCGATGCGCAAGCTCGCCGAGGGCTACAGCGCCCTGGTCCCGCACGACGTGCGGTCCTACTTCCGCGACGTCGACGACCACCTCGGGGGCGTCGCCGAGCAGGTGGCGGGCTTCAACGAGCTGCTGACCACCCTGGTCGACGCGGTCCTCGCGAAGATCAGCATGCGGCAGAACAACGACATGCGGAAGATCACCGCCTACGCGGGCCTGATCTCGGTGCCGACGATGATCGCCGGTGTCTACGGCATGAACTTCGACTCGATGCCCGAGCTGCACTGGGACTTCGGTTACCCGATGGTCCTGCTCGTCATCGCGACGCTGTGCGGGCTGCTGTACCGCAACTTCCGCCGCAACGGCTGGCTGTAG
- a CDS encoding HpcH/HpaI aldolase/citrate lyase family protein: protein MSTTLRARRSCLAVPGSSQKFIDKARTLNSDQVFLDLEDACAPLAKPGARKTIVEALNEGGWGEKIRVVRVNDWTTEWTYRDVIEVVEGAGANLDAIMLPKVQTPQQVVALDLLLTQIEKTNGLEVGKIGIEAQIENALGLTNVNAIATASPRVETIIFGPADFMASINMKSLVVGEQPPGYDVGDAYHHILMSILMAARAHDKQAIDGPYLQIKDVDGFRRVAGRSAALGFDGKWVLHPGQIDAANETFSPAQSDYDHAENILDAYEYFTSEAGGKRGAAMIGDEMIDEASRKMALVISGKGRAAGMTRTDKWTPPES, encoded by the coding sequence GTGAGCACCACCCTCCGCGCCCGCCGGTCCTGCCTGGCCGTGCCCGGATCGAGCCAGAAGTTCATCGACAAGGCGCGCACGCTGAACTCCGACCAGGTCTTCCTCGACCTGGAGGACGCCTGTGCCCCGCTGGCCAAGCCCGGTGCGCGGAAGACGATCGTGGAGGCCCTCAACGAGGGCGGCTGGGGCGAGAAGATCCGCGTCGTCCGGGTCAACGACTGGACCACCGAGTGGACCTACCGCGACGTGATCGAGGTCGTCGAGGGCGCGGGCGCGAACCTCGACGCGATCATGCTGCCGAAGGTGCAGACCCCCCAGCAGGTCGTCGCGCTGGACCTGCTGCTCACCCAGATCGAGAAGACGAACGGTCTCGAGGTCGGGAAGATCGGCATCGAGGCGCAGATCGAGAACGCGCTGGGCCTGACGAACGTCAACGCGATCGCCACCGCGTCCCCGCGCGTCGAGACGATCATCTTCGGTCCGGCCGACTTCATGGCCTCCATCAACATGAAGTCGCTGGTCGTCGGGGAGCAGCCCCCCGGCTACGACGTGGGCGACGCCTACCACCACATCCTCATGTCGATCCTGATGGCGGCCCGCGCGCACGACAAGCAGGCCATCGACGGGCCGTACCTGCAGATCAAGGACGTGGACGGGTTCCGTCGGGTCGCCGGCCGCTCGGCCGCGCTGGGCTTCGACGGCAAGTGGGTGCTGCACCCCGGCCAGATCGACGCCGCCAACGAGACCTTCTCCCCGGCGCAGAGCGACTACGACCACGCCGAGAACATCCTCGACGCCTACGAGTACTTCACCTCCGAGGCCGGCGGCAAGCGCGGTGCGGCGATGATCGGCGACGAGATGATCGACGAGGCCAGCCGCAAGATGGCACTGGTCATCTCGGGCAAGGGGCGCGCGGCGGGCATGACCCGCACCGACAAGTGGACGCCGCCGGAGTCCTGA
- a CDS encoding general stress protein: MTNPFGGQTRPAPGLPQLPTPPTGWPVGSYATYEEAQRAVDHLADSDFPVADVTIVGVDLMLVERVIARLTWGRVLASGAAQGAWLGLFVGLLLFMFSPDGNFLPIVVGLVSGAVFFMAFAAVSYSASKGRRDFQSASQMVAGRYDVLCEPRNAERAREMLAKLAMGSPGGGF, from the coding sequence ATGACCAATCCCTTCGGCGGCCAGACTCGTCCGGCTCCGGGCCTGCCGCAGCTGCCCACTCCGCCGACCGGGTGGCCGGTGGGTTCCTACGCCACCTACGAGGAGGCGCAGCGGGCAGTCGACCACCTCGCCGACTCCGACTTCCCGGTCGCCGACGTGACGATCGTCGGCGTCGACCTGATGCTCGTCGAGCGGGTCATCGCCCGCCTGACCTGGGGCCGGGTACTCGCCTCCGGCGCGGCGCAGGGTGCCTGGCTGGGTCTGTTCGTCGGGCTCCTGCTGTTCATGTTCTCCCCGGACGGCAACTTCCTGCCCATCGTCGTCGGCCTGGTGTCCGGCGCGGTGTTCTTCATGGCCTTCGCCGCGGTCAGCTACAGCGCGAGCAAGGGCCGCCGGGACTTCCAGTCCGCCAGCCAGATGGTGGCGGGCCGCTACGACGTCCTGTGCGAGCCGCGCAACGCCGAGCGGGCCCGCGAGATGCTGGCCAAGCTGGCGATGGGCAGCCCCGGCGGGGGTTTCTGA
- a CDS encoding acyl-CoA dehydrogenase family protein, with protein MARLAQTAGLTDIQTEILSTVRSFVDKEIIPHATALEHADTYPQDIVDGMKEMGLFGLMIPEEYGGLGESLLTYALVVEEIARGWMSVSGVINTHFIVAYMLRQHGTQAQKEKYLPKMATGETRGSFSMSEPDLGSDVAAIKTKAVQDGDEYVIDGAKMWLTNGGTSNLTAVLVRTDEGAERPHQNLTTFLVEKPTGYGEVAPGLVVPGKIDKMGYKGVDTTELVFKGHRISGDQILGGERGKGFAHMMDGVEVGRVNVAARACGIAIRAFELGVEYAQQRSTFGKPIVQHQAIAFKIAEMATKVEAAHLMMVNAARLKDRGERNDVEAGMAKMLASEYCKEVTEEAFRIHGGYGYSKEYEIERLMREAPFLLIGEGTSEIQKTIISRGLLRDYKLR; from the coding sequence ATGGCCCGGCTCGCCCAGACCGCCGGTCTGACCGACATCCAGACCGAGATCCTGTCCACCGTCCGCTCCTTCGTGGACAAGGAGATCATCCCGCACGCGACCGCCCTGGAGCACGCGGACACCTACCCGCAGGACATCGTCGACGGGATGAAGGAGATGGGGCTGTTCGGCCTCATGATCCCGGAGGAGTACGGCGGTCTCGGTGAGTCGCTGCTCACCTACGCCCTGGTGGTCGAGGAGATCGCCCGCGGCTGGATGAGCGTCTCCGGCGTGATCAACACCCACTTCATCGTGGCGTACATGCTCCGCCAGCACGGCACGCAGGCGCAGAAGGAGAAGTACCTGCCGAAGATGGCCACGGGGGAGACCCGCGGCTCGTTCTCCATGTCCGAGCCCGACCTGGGCTCCGACGTGGCGGCGATCAAGACCAAGGCCGTGCAGGACGGCGACGAGTACGTCATCGACGGCGCCAAGATGTGGCTGACCAACGGTGGCACGTCGAACCTGACCGCGGTGCTGGTGAGGACCGACGAGGGCGCCGAGCGCCCGCACCAGAACCTCACCACCTTCCTCGTCGAGAAGCCCACCGGCTACGGCGAGGTCGCCCCCGGCCTGGTCGTCCCCGGCAAGATCGACAAGATGGGCTACAAGGGGGTCGACACCACCGAGCTGGTGTTCAAGGGCCACCGGATCTCCGGTGACCAGATCCTCGGCGGGGAGCGCGGCAAGGGCTTCGCGCACATGATGGACGGCGTCGAGGTCGGCCGGGTGAACGTCGCCGCCCGCGCCTGCGGCATCGCGATCCGGGCCTTCGAGCTCGGTGTCGAGTACGCCCAGCAGCGCTCCACCTTCGGCAAGCCGATCGTGCAGCACCAGGCCATCGCGTTCAAGATCGCCGAGATGGCGACCAAGGTCGAGGCCGCGCACCTGATGATGGTCAACGCCGCACGTCTGAAGGACCGCGGCGAGCGCAACGACGTCGAGGCCGGCATGGCCAAGATGCTCGCCTCGGAGTACTGCAAGGAGGTCACCGAGGAGGCGTTCCGCATCCACGGCGGCTACGGCTACTCCAAGGAGTACGAGATCGAGCGCCTCATGCGCGAGGCGCCGTTCCTGCTCATCGGCGAGGGCACCTCGGAGATCCAGAAGACGATCATCTCCCGGGGGCTGCTGCGCGACTACAAGCTGCGCTGA
- a CDS encoding carbon starvation CstA family protein gives MTQVSGGPAERELPPAAVDDEVLLAEQRAWTPWKIAVWVGIALLGGLAWVMLALVRGETVNAIWFVFAAVSTYAIAYRFYSRYIENRLLRPDDRRATPAEYKENGQDFLPTDRRVLYGHHFAAIAGAGPLVGPVLAAQMGYLPGTIWIIVGVIVAGAVQDYLVLFFSMRRGGRSLGQMAREELGRVGGIAALIATLAIMIILIAVLTLVVVNALGESPWGVFSVALTIPIALFMGVYLRFLRPGKVSEVSWIGFALLIGAIVAGGWVAETGWGQALFTLDRTTIAWGVIIYGFVAAVLPVWLLLAPRDYLSTFMKIGTIVLLAVAIIVVRPELAAPAFSEFAGRDDGPVVAGSLFPFLFVTIACGALSGFHALISSGTSPKLVEKERQTRLIGYGGMLMESFVAIMALVAALSIDRGLYFAMNSPASLTLGTVEGAAAFVNQLGLMGVNVTPDQLATTAALVGEESVVSRTGGAPTLAVGLANIMAQFIGGPAMMSFWYHFAIMFEALFILTAVDAGTRVARFMLQDAIGTVVPRFADTSWKPAAWICTALMVGGWGAILVMGVTDPLGGINTLFPLFGIANQLLAAIALAVCLAIAARRGRVRYLWIIVVPLAFAAVVTVTASMYKIFSPDPKIGYWAQHFAFRGAIASGETSFGTAGTPQAMAAVVRNTFVQGTLSILFVTLALVVIVAAALAAWRSIAMGGRPDNEDEPVPSRLYAPAGIIATPAEKELEKEWTEAVGTPARSGH, from the coding sequence ATGACACAGGTGTCAGGCGGACCGGCGGAGCGCGAGCTCCCGCCGGCGGCGGTGGACGACGAGGTGCTCCTCGCCGAACAGCGGGCGTGGACCCCGTGGAAGATCGCGGTGTGGGTGGGGATCGCCCTGCTGGGCGGTCTGGCGTGGGTGATGCTCGCGCTGGTCCGCGGGGAGACGGTCAACGCGATCTGGTTCGTGTTCGCCGCGGTGAGCACCTATGCGATCGCGTACCGGTTCTACTCCCGCTACATCGAGAACAGGCTGCTGCGTCCGGACGACCGGCGCGCAACCCCGGCCGAGTACAAGGAGAACGGACAGGACTTCCTGCCGACCGACCGGCGGGTCCTCTACGGCCACCACTTCGCCGCGATCGCCGGTGCCGGTCCGCTGGTCGGCCCGGTCCTCGCCGCGCAGATGGGGTACCTGCCCGGCACGATCTGGATCATCGTCGGGGTCATCGTCGCCGGTGCGGTCCAGGACTACCTGGTGCTGTTCTTCTCGATGCGCCGCGGCGGGCGCTCGCTGGGCCAGATGGCCCGCGAGGAGCTCGGCCGGGTCGGCGGCATCGCCGCGTTGATCGCGACCCTCGCCATCATGATCATCCTGATCGCGGTGCTCACCCTGGTCGTCGTCAACGCCCTCGGTGAGAGCCCCTGGGGCGTATTCTCGGTCGCGCTGACCATCCCGATCGCCCTGTTCATGGGCGTCTACCTGCGCTTCCTGCGACCGGGGAAGGTCTCCGAGGTCTCCTGGATCGGCTTCGCGCTGCTGATCGGCGCGATCGTCGCCGGCGGCTGGGTCGCCGAGACCGGCTGGGGCCAGGCACTGTTCACCCTGGACCGCACCACCATCGCCTGGGGCGTGATCATCTACGGCTTCGTGGCCGCGGTGCTCCCGGTCTGGCTGCTGCTCGCCCCGCGCGACTACCTGTCGACGTTCATGAAGATCGGCACGATCGTGCTGCTCGCCGTGGCGATCATCGTCGTCCGCCCGGAGCTGGCCGCGCCGGCGTTCAGCGAGTTCGCCGGCCGCGACGACGGGCCGGTCGTCGCCGGGTCGCTGTTCCCGTTCCTGTTCGTGACGATCGCCTGCGGCGCGCTGTCGGGCTTCCACGCCCTGATCTCCTCGGGGACCAGCCCGAAGCTGGTCGAGAAGGAGCGCCAGACCCGCCTGATCGGCTACGGCGGCATGCTCATGGAGTCCTTCGTGGCGATCATGGCGCTGGTCGCGGCGCTGTCGATCGACCGCGGGCTCTACTTCGCGATGAACTCGCCCGCGTCGCTGACGCTCGGGACGGTCGAGGGCGCTGCCGCGTTCGTGAACCAGCTCGGGCTGATGGGCGTCAACGTGACCCCCGACCAGCTCGCGACGACCGCGGCCCTGGTCGGCGAGGAGTCCGTCGTCTCGCGCACGGGTGGCGCCCCGACCCTCGCGGTCGGCCTGGCGAACATCATGGCGCAGTTCATCGGCGGGCCGGCGATGATGAGCTTCTGGTACCACTTCGCGATCATGTTCGAGGCGCTGTTCATCCTCACCGCCGTCGACGCGGGCACCCGGGTGGCGCGCTTCATGCTGCAGGACGCCATCGGCACCGTGGTCCCGCGGTTCGCCGACACCTCGTGGAAGCCGGCCGCCTGGATCTGCACCGCGCTGATGGTCGGCGGCTGGGGCGCGATCCTGGTGATGGGTGTGACCGACCCGCTCGGCGGGATCAACACGCTCTTCCCGCTGTTCGGCATCGCGAACCAGCTGCTGGCGGCGATCGCGCTCGCGGTCTGTCTGGCCATCGCGGCCCGGCGGGGGCGCGTGCGCTACCTGTGGATCATCGTCGTCCCACTGGCGTTCGCCGCCGTCGTGACGGTCACGGCGTCGATGTACAAGATCTTCTCCCCGGACCCCAAGATCGGGTACTGGGCGCAGCACTTCGCGTTCCGGGGGGCCATCGCGTCCGGGGAGACGAGCTTCGGCACCGCGGGCACCCCGCAGGCGATGGCGGCGGTCGTCCGCAACACCTTCGTGCAGGGCACGCTGTCGATCCTCTTCGTGACGCTCGCGCTCGTCGTGATCGTCGCCGCGGCCCTGGCCGCCTGGAGGTCGATCGCGATGGGCGGCCGCCCGGACAACGAGGACGAGCCGGTGCCCTCGCGGCTCTACGCCCCGGCAGGGATCATCGCGACCCCGGCGGAGAAGGAGCTGGAGAAGGAGTGGACCGAGGCGGTCGGGACCCCGGCCCGGTCGGGGCACTGA